A single genomic interval of Cucumis sativus cultivar 9930 chromosome 5, Cucumber_9930_V3, whole genome shotgun sequence harbors:
- the LOC101218922 gene encoding phytanoyl-CoA dioxygenase isoform X1, with protein sequence MGIVPNLTSDQLQFFHSHGYLVIESFATPDEIHAMRNRMEHLLHGFDCSTSSVFSTVNQQQSTDDYFLQSAENISFFFEEKAFGEDGNLKQEKELSINKVGHALHEFDPVFKSFSDSEKFSGLLLSLGYKRPIAIQSMYIFKQPGIGGEVVPHQDNSFLYTEPTTCTGLWLALEDANTTNGCLWAIPGSHKNGLVRRFLRGDKGVYFDQPSPTYNKKDFVPIEVKAGSLVVIHGDVIHQSFENQSPKSRHAYSLHVVDTEGCVWAQDNWIRRKVQPEPLYES encoded by the exons ATGGGAATTGTTCCTAATCTCACTTCGGATCAACTCCAATTCTTTCATTCTCACG GTTATCTTGTGATTGAATCATTCGCCACTCCTGATGAAATTCATGCCATGAGAAACCGGATGGAACACTTGCTTCATGGATTTGACTGCTCCACTTCCTCTGTTTTCTCTACTGTTAATCAG CAGCAGTCGACCGACGATTACTTCCTTCAAAGCGCTGAGaatatttccttcttttttgaGG aaAAAGCATTTGGAGAGGATGGAAACTTGAAACAAGAAAAGGAGCTCTCAATTAACAAAGTTGGTCATG CATTACATGAGTTTGACCCAGTTTTCAAAAGCTTCTCCGACTCTGAGAAGTTTTCAGGTTTATTGTTGTCATTGGGATACAAGAGGCCGATAGCCATTCAGTCTATGTACATATTTAAG CAACCAGGTATTGGAGGTGAAGTAGTGCCTCACCAGGATAACTCGTTTCTTTACACTGAACCAACTACATGCACAGGGCTGTGGCTGGCACTTGAAGATGCAAATACGACAAATGGCTGTCTTTGGGCTATTCCTGGATCACATAAAA ATGGACTTGTTAGAAGGTTTCTTAGAGGCGACAAAGGAGTGTACTTTGATCAGCCTTCTCCTACTTACAACAAGAAAGATTTTGTGCCTATTGAAGTGAAAGCTGGATCTTTGGTTGTAATTCATGGAGACGTTATTCATCAAAG CTTTGAGAATCAGTCTCCAAAATCAAGACATGCGTATAGCCTGCACGTGGTTGATACAGAAGGTTGTGTATGGGCTCAAGATAATTG GATTAGGAGAAAAGTGCAACCTGAGCCTCTATACGAATCTTGA
- the LOC101218922 gene encoding phytanoyl-CoA dioxygenase isoform X2, with the protein MGIVPNLTSDQLQFFHSHGYLVIESFATPDEIHAMRNRMEHLLHGFDCSTSSVFSTVNQQSTDDYFLQSAENISFFFEEKAFGEDGNLKQEKELSINKVGHALHEFDPVFKSFSDSEKFSGLLLSLGYKRPIAIQSMYIFKQPGIGGEVVPHQDNSFLYTEPTTCTGLWLALEDANTTNGCLWAIPGSHKNGLVRRFLRGDKGVYFDQPSPTYNKKDFVPIEVKAGSLVVIHGDVIHQSFENQSPKSRHAYSLHVVDTEGCVWAQDNWIRRKVQPEPLYES; encoded by the exons ATGGGAATTGTTCCTAATCTCACTTCGGATCAACTCCAATTCTTTCATTCTCACG GTTATCTTGTGATTGAATCATTCGCCACTCCTGATGAAATTCATGCCATGAGAAACCGGATGGAACACTTGCTTCATGGATTTGACTGCTCCACTTCCTCTGTTTTCTCTACTGTTAATCAG CAGTCGACCGACGATTACTTCCTTCAAAGCGCTGAGaatatttccttcttttttgaGG aaAAAGCATTTGGAGAGGATGGAAACTTGAAACAAGAAAAGGAGCTCTCAATTAACAAAGTTGGTCATG CATTACATGAGTTTGACCCAGTTTTCAAAAGCTTCTCCGACTCTGAGAAGTTTTCAGGTTTATTGTTGTCATTGGGATACAAGAGGCCGATAGCCATTCAGTCTATGTACATATTTAAG CAACCAGGTATTGGAGGTGAAGTAGTGCCTCACCAGGATAACTCGTTTCTTTACACTGAACCAACTACATGCACAGGGCTGTGGCTGGCACTTGAAGATGCAAATACGACAAATGGCTGTCTTTGGGCTATTCCTGGATCACATAAAA ATGGACTTGTTAGAAGGTTTCTTAGAGGCGACAAAGGAGTGTACTTTGATCAGCCTTCTCCTACTTACAACAAGAAAGATTTTGTGCCTATTGAAGTGAAAGCTGGATCTTTGGTTGTAATTCATGGAGACGTTATTCATCAAAG CTTTGAGAATCAGTCTCCAAAATCAAGACATGCGTATAGCCTGCACGTGGTTGATACAGAAGGTTGTGTATGGGCTCAAGATAATTG GATTAGGAGAAAAGTGCAACCTGAGCCTCTATACGAATCTTGA
- the LOC101218922 gene encoding phytanoyl-CoA dioxygenase isoform X3: MGIVPNLTSDQLQFFHSHGYLVIESFATPDEIHAMRNRMEHLLHGFDCSTSSVFSTVNQQQSTDDYFLQSAENISFFFEEKAFGEDGNLKQEKELSINKVGHALHEFDPVFKSFSDSEKFSGLLLSLGYKRPIAIQSMYIFKQPGIGGEVVPHQDNSFLYTEPTTCTGLWLALEDANTTNGCLWAIPGSHKNGLVRRFLRGDKGVYFDQPSPTYNKKDFVPIEVKAGSLVVIHGDVIHQSFENQSPKSRHAYSLHVVDTEGCVWAQDN; the protein is encoded by the exons ATGGGAATTGTTCCTAATCTCACTTCGGATCAACTCCAATTCTTTCATTCTCACG GTTATCTTGTGATTGAATCATTCGCCACTCCTGATGAAATTCATGCCATGAGAAACCGGATGGAACACTTGCTTCATGGATTTGACTGCTCCACTTCCTCTGTTTTCTCTACTGTTAATCAG CAGCAGTCGACCGACGATTACTTCCTTCAAAGCGCTGAGaatatttccttcttttttgaGG aaAAAGCATTTGGAGAGGATGGAAACTTGAAACAAGAAAAGGAGCTCTCAATTAACAAAGTTGGTCATG CATTACATGAGTTTGACCCAGTTTTCAAAAGCTTCTCCGACTCTGAGAAGTTTTCAGGTTTATTGTTGTCATTGGGATACAAGAGGCCGATAGCCATTCAGTCTATGTACATATTTAAG CAACCAGGTATTGGAGGTGAAGTAGTGCCTCACCAGGATAACTCGTTTCTTTACACTGAACCAACTACATGCACAGGGCTGTGGCTGGCACTTGAAGATGCAAATACGACAAATGGCTGTCTTTGGGCTATTCCTGGATCACATAAAA ATGGACTTGTTAGAAGGTTTCTTAGAGGCGACAAAGGAGTGTACTTTGATCAGCCTTCTCCTACTTACAACAAGAAAGATTTTGTGCCTATTGAAGTGAAAGCTGGATCTTTGGTTGTAATTCATGGAGACGTTATTCATCAAAG CTTTGAGAATCAGTCTCCAAAATCAAGACATGCGTATAGCCTGCACGTGGTTGATACAGAAGGTTGTGTATGGGCTCAAGATAATTG A
- the LOC101219163 gene encoding probable sulfate transporter 3.3: protein MGDDDNNNNNNRNGSSKQSEPPRGPPEHSVEIIHPVVPPPRRSWLEKIRNRLKEIFFPDDPLRQFKGQSPVRKLVLGAQYIFPILEWGSHYNFSLFKSDVVAGLTIASLAIPQGISYAKLANLPPIVGLYSSFVPPLVYAVLGSSRDLAVGPVSIASLILGSMLRQEVSPIKDPILFLQLGFTATFFAGLFQASLGFLRLGFIIDFLSKATLIGFMAGAAIIVSLQQLKGLLGITHFTKQMGLIPVLSSVFHHTHEWSWQTILMGFCFLLFLLLTRHISMKRPKLFWVSAGAPLVSVILSTILVFAFKADRHGISIIGKLEEGLNPPSLNMLRFEGSHLGLVIKTGLVTGIISLTEGIAVGRTFAAIKDYRVDGNKEMIAIGLMNVVGSFTSCYVTTGAFSRSAVNHNAGAKTAVSNIVMSVTIMVTLLFLMPLFQYTPNLVLAAIIVTAVIGLIDVPAAYAIWKVDKFDFVVMLCAFFGVILISVQHGLAIAVGISIFKIILQITRPKTAMLGNIGGTDIYRNIHQYKDAMSIQGFLILSIEAPINFANTTYLNERILRWIEDYEAGQDHLKKEGSDLQFVVLELSAVSAIDTSGVLLFKDLRRALEKKGVELVLVNPMGELLEKLQKADENQEILRPNNVFLTVGEAVAFLSATMKRQSSTI, encoded by the exons ATGGGAGACGacgacaataataataataacaatagaaATGGGAGTAGCAAGCAGTCGGAGCCGCCCCGGGGTCCACCGGAGCACTCTGTTGAAATTATTCATCCCGTGGTTCCGCCTCCCAGGAGAAGCTGGTTGGAGAAGATCAGGAACCGCCTAAAGGAAATCTTTTTTCCCGACGATCCTCTCCGCCAGTTCAAGGGTCAATCTCCGGTCAGAAAGTTGGTTCTTGGAGCTCAATATATATTCCCAATTCTTGAATGGGGTTctcattataatttttccctttttaaatCTGATGTTGTTGCTGGTCTCACCATTGCTAGCTTGGCCATTCCTCAG GGAATAAGCTATGCTAAGCTTGCTAATTTGCCACCCATTGTTGGACTTT attcAAGCTTTGTTCCACCATTAGTATATGCTGTTCTTGGAAGCTCAAGAGATCTAGCAGTTGGACCTGTTTCAATTGCATCATTAATATTAGGTTCAATGTTGAGACAAGAAGTTTCTCCCATCAAAGAtcccattctttttcttcaacttgGCTTCACTGCCACCTTCTTCGCCGGTCTCTTTCAGGCTTCCCTCGGCTTTCTCAG ACTTGGGTTTATAATAGATTTTCTATCCAAGGCCACTTTGATTGGATTCATGGCAGGAGCAGCCATTATTGTGTCTTTACAGCAACTTAAAGGCTTGCTTGGAATCACTCATTTCACTAAACAAATGGGTTTGATTCCTGTTTTGTCCTCAGTTTTTCATCACACTcatgag TGGTCATGGCAGACTATTCTGATGGGcttttgtttccttctcttcctcctcctcacAAGACACATT AGCATGAAAAGGCCAAAGTTATTCTGGGTATCAGCTGGAGCTCCTTTAGTATCTGTCATTCTTTCAACCATCTTGGTTTTTGCATTCAAGGCCGATCGCCATGGCATCAGTATT ATaggaaaattggaagaaggaTTGAACCCTCCTTCATTGAACATGCTTCGTTTTGAAGGATCACACCTTGGTCTTGTTATTAAGACTGGCCTCGTCACTGGCATCATCTCTCTTACG GAAGGAATCGCAGTAGGGCGAACTTTTGCAGCTATAAAAGACTATCGTGTGGATGGTAACAAGGAAATGATTGCAATCGGTCTCATGAACGTGGTTGGCTCTTTCACGTCTTGCTACGTCACAACAG GTGCGTTTTCAAGGTCAGCGGTGAACCATAATGCAGGGGCCAAAACCGCAGTGTCCAATATCGTAATGTCTGTGACGATAATGGTAACCTTGTTGTTTCTGATGCCTCTTTTTCAATACACTCCCAATCTCGTGTTGGCTGCCATCATTGTCACCGCCGTCATCGGCCTTATCGACGTCCCAGCTGCGTATGCCATTTGGAAGGTCGACAAGTTCGACTTTGTTGTCATGCTTTGTGCCTTCTTCGGAGTCATTCTCATCTCTGTTCAACATGGTCTCGCCATTGCT GTTGGGATATCAATTTTCAAGATCATCCTACAAATCACAAGGCCAAAAACAGCGATGTTGGGGAACATAGGTGGAACagatatatatagaaacatTCACCAATACAAGGATGCAATGAGCATTCAAGGCTTTCTCATTCTGAGCATTGAAGCTCCGATCAACTTTGCCAACACCACTTATCTCAATGAAAG GATTTTGAGATGGATCGAGGATTATGAAGCTGGTCAAGATCATCTTAAGAAGGAGGGCTCTGACCTTCAGTTCGTGGTTTTAGAATTATCTG CTGTGAGTGCTATAGACACTAGTGGAGTCCTACTCTTCAAAGATCTAAGGAGAGCATTGGAAAAGAAGGGTGTTGAG CTTGTGTTGGTGAACCCAATGGGTGAACTATTGGAGAAGTTGCAAAAAGCAGATGAAAATCAAGAGATTTTGAGGCCAAATAATGTTTTCTTAACTGTGGGAGAGGCCGTTGCTTTCTTATCAGCAACAATGAAGCGACAATCCTCAACTAtatag